The following coding sequences are from one Diadema setosum chromosome 9, eeDiaSeto1, whole genome shotgun sequence window:
- the LOC140233557 gene encoding probable tubulin polyglutamylase TTLL9 isoform X1, with amino-acid sequence MNKNPKTTQQYRFSSQRPRGIGDRAIRFKCSLQNTILDVLRSKGWVEVREDDNEFDLFWADRGWMREYFDQCFMEDHVRINHFRNHYELTRKNLMVKNLKRHRKMLERESGKIEASKCDFFPTTFELPSEYHMFVDEFKKNPGSVWIMKPVAKSQGKGIFLFRKLKDITDWKKSDIYRPRDEKADDKEPVETYIVSKYIERPYLIGGRKFDLRVYVLVTSYIPLKAWLYRSGFARFSNTRFSLDSIDDAYVHLTNVAIQKTAPDYDPEKGCKWSMPQMKTYLTAKHGIELVENLFRDMNEIFIKSLQSVQKIMINDKHCFELYGYDILMDQDLKPWLIEVNASPSLTASSQEDYVLKFGLLEDVLHIVDMEARMTGKEKRIGGFDLMWDDGPVMAEEGGVDCISPPSYSTNTFLGCHNDRKRQLRHLFKQLAAQRKT; translated from the exons acCACACAGCAGTACCGGTTTTCAAGCCAGCGGCCTAGGGGCATTGG TGACAGGGCCATTCGTTTCAAGTGCTCCCTCCAGAACACCATTCTAGATGTCTTGAGATCCAAGGGCTGGGTTGAAGTCAGAGA AGATGACAATGAGTTTGATTTGTTCTGGGCGGACCGGGGCTGGATGAGGGAGTACTTTGACCAGTGTTTCATGGAGGACCATGTCCGCATCAACCACTTCCGCAATCACTATGAG CTGACAAGAAAGAACCTGATGGTCAAGAACCTCAAGCGACATCGCAAGATGCTTGAGCGGGAGAGTGGAAAAATTGAGGCCTCCAAATGTGACTTCTTCCCCACCACCTTTGAACTTCCG TCTGAGTACCACATGTTTGTTGATGAGTTCAAGAAGAACCCTGGGTCGGTCTGGATCATGAAACCGGTTGCCAAGTCTCAAGGGAAGGGCATCTTTCTCTTCAGGAAGCTCAAAGACATCACAGACTGGAAGAAG AGCGACATTTACCGACCTCGAGATGAGAAAGCAGATGACAAGGAGCCAGTGGAAACCTACATCGTCTCCAAGTACATCGAGCGACCCTACCTGATTGGAGGGAGGAAATTTGACCTCAGGGTCTACGTGCTGGTCACTTCG TACATTCCTCTGAAAGCCTGGTTGTATCGCAGTGGATTTGCCAGATTCTCAAATACGAGGTTTTCTCTGGATTCCATCGATGATGCAT ATGTCCATCTGACCAATGTGGCCATACAAAAGACTGCTCCTGACTACGACCCAGAGAAGGGATGCAAGTGGTCCATGCCACAGATGAAGACGTACCTGACAGCGAAGCATGGCATTGAACTG GTGGAGAATCTCTTCAGGGACATGAACGAAATCTTCATCAAGAGCCTCCAGAGTGTGCAGAAGATCATGATCAACGACAAGCATTGTTTCGAGCTCTATGGCTACGACATCCTCATGGACCAGGACCTCAAGCC TTGGCTGATAGAAGTGAATGCATCCCCTTCACTGACGGCCAGCAGTCAGGAGGATTACGTCCTCAAATTTGGCCTCCTGGAAGATGTTCTCCACATTGTCGACATGGAAGCCAG GATGACAGGCAAGGAGAAGAGGATAGGAGGCTTTGACCTGATGTGGGATGATGGGCCAGTCATGGCAGAGGAGGGTGGTGTAGACTGCATCAGTCCCCCCTCGTACTCCACCAACACCTTCCTCG GGTGCCACAATGACAGAAAGAGGCAACTCAGGCATCTCTTCAAGCAGTTGGCTGCCCAGAGAAAGACATGA
- the LOC140233557 gene encoding probable tubulin polyglutamylase TTLL9 isoform X2, with product MNKNPKTTQQYRFSSQRPRGIGDRAIRFKCSLQNTILDVLRSKGWVEVRDEGEVDFNWVDVGWMKEHFDRSYFKEHIRINHFRNHFELTRKNLMVKNLKRHRKMLERESGKIEASKCDFFPTTFELPSEYHMFVDEFKKNPGSVWIMKPVAKSQGKGIFLFRKLKDITDWKKSDIYRPRDEKADDKEPVETYIVSKYIERPYLIGGRKFDLRVYVLVTSYIPLKAWLYRSGFARFSNTRFSLDSIDDAYVHLTNVAIQKTAPDYDPEKGCKWSMPQMKTYLTAKHGIELVENLFRDMNEIFIKSLQSVQKIMINDKHCFELYGYDILMDQDLKPWLIEVNASPSLTASSQEDYVLKFGLLEDVLHIVDMEARMTGKEKRIGGFDLMWDDGPVMAEEGGVDCISPPSYSTNTFLGCHNDRKRQLRHLFKQLAAQRKT from the exons acCACACAGCAGTACCGGTTTTCAAGCCAGCGGCCTAGGGGCATTGG TGACAGGGCCATTCGTTTCAAGTGCTCCCTCCAGAACACCATTCTAGATGTCTTGAGATCCAAGGGCTGGGTTGAAGTCAGAGA TGAGGGTGAGGTTGATTTCAATTGGGTTGATGTGGGCTGGATGAAGGAGCACTTTGACCGCAGCTACTTCAAGGAGCACATCCGGATAAACCACTTTAGAAATCACTTTGAG CTGACAAGAAAGAACCTGATGGTCAAGAACCTCAAGCGACATCGCAAGATGCTTGAGCGGGAGAGTGGAAAAATTGAGGCCTCCAAATGTGACTTCTTCCCCACCACCTTTGAACTTCCG TCTGAGTACCACATGTTTGTTGATGAGTTCAAGAAGAACCCTGGGTCGGTCTGGATCATGAAACCGGTTGCCAAGTCTCAAGGGAAGGGCATCTTTCTCTTCAGGAAGCTCAAAGACATCACAGACTGGAAGAAG AGCGACATTTACCGACCTCGAGATGAGAAAGCAGATGACAAGGAGCCAGTGGAAACCTACATCGTCTCCAAGTACATCGAGCGACCCTACCTGATTGGAGGGAGGAAATTTGACCTCAGGGTCTACGTGCTGGTCACTTCG TACATTCCTCTGAAAGCCTGGTTGTATCGCAGTGGATTTGCCAGATTCTCAAATACGAGGTTTTCTCTGGATTCCATCGATGATGCAT ATGTCCATCTGACCAATGTGGCCATACAAAAGACTGCTCCTGACTACGACCCAGAGAAGGGATGCAAGTGGTCCATGCCACAGATGAAGACGTACCTGACAGCGAAGCATGGCATTGAACTG GTGGAGAATCTCTTCAGGGACATGAACGAAATCTTCATCAAGAGCCTCCAGAGTGTGCAGAAGATCATGATCAACGACAAGCATTGTTTCGAGCTCTATGGCTACGACATCCTCATGGACCAGGACCTCAAGCC TTGGCTGATAGAAGTGAATGCATCCCCTTCACTGACGGCCAGCAGTCAGGAGGATTACGTCCTCAAATTTGGCCTCCTGGAAGATGTTCTCCACATTGTCGACATGGAAGCCAG GATGACAGGCAAGGAGAAGAGGATAGGAGGCTTTGACCTGATGTGGGATGATGGGCCAGTCATGGCAGAGGAGGGTGGTGTAGACTGCATCAGTCCCCCCTCGTACTCCACCAACACCTTCCTCG GGTGCCACAATGACAGAAAGAGGCAACTCAGGCATCTCTTCAAGCAGTTGGCTGCCCAGAGAAAGACATGA